The following proteins are encoded in a genomic region of Alnus glutinosa chromosome 8, dhAlnGlut1.1, whole genome shotgun sequence:
- the LOC133875443 gene encoding glutaredoxin-C1 isoform X2: MGSVFSSSTKSKEELEMALKKAKEIVSSAPVVVFSKSYCGYCNRVKQLLKQLGASYKVIELDEENGSDIQSALAEWTGLSTVPNVFIGGKHIGGCDTVIEKYQGGQLVPLLTEPGAIAK; encoded by the exons ATGGGATCGGTGTTCAGCTCAAGCACAAAGAGCAAAGAAGAGCTAGAAATGGCGTTGAAAAAGGCAAAGGAGATTGTATCCTCCGCACCCGTTGTTGTGTTCAG TAAATCATACTGTGGTTACTGCAATAGGGTGAAGCAGCTGCTCAAACAGCTAGGAGCAAGTTACAAGGTCATCGAACTAGATGAGGAAA ATGGAAGTGACATTCAATCAGCTCTAGCAGAGTGGACTGGGCTTAGTACTGTACCTAATGTGTTTATTGGGGGGAAACACATCGGTGGCTGTGACA CTGTTATAGAGAAGTACCAGGGAGGACAGCTTGTTCCCCTTCTCACTGAACCTGGTGCCATTGCCAAGTAA
- the LOC133875443 gene encoding glutaredoxin isoform X1 → MGSVFSSSTKSKEELEMALKKAKEIVSSAPVVVFSKSYCGYCNRVKQLLKQLGASYKVIELDEERDGSDIQSALAEWTGLSTVPNVFIGGKHIGGCDTVIEKYQGGQLVPLLTEPGAIAK, encoded by the exons ATGGGATCGGTGTTCAGCTCAAGCACAAAGAGCAAAGAAGAGCTAGAAATGGCGTTGAAAAAGGCAAAGGAGATTGTATCCTCCGCACCCGTTGTTGTGTTCAG TAAATCATACTGTGGTTACTGCAATAGGGTGAAGCAGCTGCTCAAACAGCTAGGAGCAAGTTACAAGGTCATCGAACTAGATGAGGAAA GAGATGGAAGTGACATTCAATCAGCTCTAGCAGAGTGGACTGGGCTTAGTACTGTACCTAATGTGTTTATTGGGGGGAAACACATCGGTGGCTGTGACA CTGTTATAGAGAAGTACCAGGGAGGACAGCTTGTTCCCCTTCTCACTGAACCTGGTGCCATTGCCAAGTAA
- the LOC133875442 gene encoding uncharacterized protein LOC133875442 isoform X2, producing MAPLAQTVLSVLDDGIASDCEARRVSYAGLQDGNHTFEVCTNGSRGIGCASYKWTIDTVPPTAYITASTPFTNALNVSINISFSEPCTGGGGFGCSSVNACNVLVYGAGQVIPSSFNILQPNLKYSLLVGLSSTTQYGRLVVVMDKNFCTDSAGNKFTRTVNSSFYVHIDRRSVFVNLRTHIPERLLQLNGETRLVQATNSYNKLKVYLYFSKPVLNSSAEILNCLQTSQGMLLPVSGETIGNRRFGFLVANISGTAIVTLSIDSNSLISRQGTPVSAIAPVTFLYDSLRPFVRLSTTSYTRTREHNIPILIKFMKPVFGFNSSNISITGGHFKSFLKISTSLYAVELQADHDIVFVNVPENVTEDVAGNKNFASNVLQVRHYSVPKISSVISKITTASFLVTSFAAGLLTVSIASLHSTGAFSRPYSFCDPSRNLFRIACHIQVFALSRWLAATLPVEYYEFARGLKWSIPYFGLPWETGYTQPVIVGSSPPANSNSYMSKIHDSGTFQNVQSKEENLSRAALLYGLPLTPMEYRSYFEIPNIEPEAEYILDPHFLNGWRDFSRSMFWLAIIGGSLILLHALLLVILKLRKKNSEKQKGYGALTFPRFEIFLIILALPCVCEASAALIRGGAASGIVVGILLFGVVSFLLLALFLFLSIGITFGKLLQYKEVHQEGQRFHWYQDIIRVTLGPNKRGQWTWKNQPNANYLAMLGPLFEDLRGPPKYMLSQISGGNSHMRGDRIIASDDETEDAEAPIIQKLFGILRIYYTLLESMRRVSLGIMAGAYRENDWSSKTPIITLLCITSFQLFFLVLKKPFIKKKVQLVEIIAVSSELGLFATCLVLLEKGFFDRNETIVGVFMLILFLVGYIPQMANEWYALYRQTKELDPVEKSFLKGLKVASIGFLLLFIPQKLSKKLESRFLVNLHGNQETGVAGSSVESNRNDVGRSSGTADKPWSKQLRELAKASFSKEGSGAPSDPSSSRTKWSGIWGTKISGI from the exons ATGGCGCCCCTTGCACAAACTGTACTGTCAGTT CTGGATGATGGCATTGCTTCAGATTGTGAGGCTAGGAGGGTTTCTTATGCAGGCTTGCAGGATGGAAATCATACATTTGAGGTTTGCACCAATGGGTCTCGAGGAATTGGCTGTGCTAGCTATAAATGGACTATTG ATACAGTCCCACCTACAGCATATATCACAGCCTCAACACCTTTCACAAACGCTCTTAATGTTTCTATAAATATATCTTTCAGTGAACCCTGTACTGGTGGAGGAGGTTTCGGATGTTCATCTGTGAATGCCTGCAAC GTTTTGGTCTATGGTGCTGGCCAAGTTATACCTTCCTCGTTCAACATTCTGCAGCCAAACCTCAAATATTCTCTTCTTGTGGGTTTATCATCTACTACTCAGTATGGGCGTCTGGTAGTGGTAATGGATAAGAATTTTTGTACCGACAGTGCTGGCAATAAATTTACAAGAACAGTAAATTCGAGTTTTTATGTGCATATTG ATAGAAGAAGTGTGTTTGTCAACCTGAGGACTCACATTCCCGAAAGGCTACTTCAACTTAATGGTGAAACTAGACTGGTGCAGGCCACTAATAGCTATAATAAACTAAAGGTGTATTTGTACTTTTCAAAACCTGTTCTCAACTCATCTGCAGAAATTCTAAATTGTCTCCAAACAAGTCAAGGCATGCTTCTTCCCGTTAGTGGAGAAACCATTGGGAATCGCAGATTTGGCTTTCTG GTCGCAAATATATCTGGCACGGCTATAGTAACACTAAGCATTGATTCAAACTCTTTAATAAGCAGACAAGGGACTCCAGTTTCTGCAATTGCTCCAGTTACTTTCCTGTATG ATTCTCTGAGACCTTTTGTGAGGTTGAGTACCACATCTTATACGAGGACAAGAGAACACAACATTCCAATTCTGATAAAGTTCATGAAGCCTGTATTTGGCTTCAATTCTTCTAATATATCAATCACAGGAGGGCATTTTAAAAG CTTTCTTAAAATAAGTACAAGCCTATATGCTGTGGAGTTACAAGCAGACCATGATATTGTATTTGTCAATGTCCCTGAAAACGTAACTGAGGATGTTGCTGGAAACAAAAATTTTGCTTCCAATGTTCTACAAGTAAGGCACT ATTCTGTACCTAAAATATCTTCCGTGATATCTAAGATTACAACTGCTTCATTTTTGGTGACTTCTTTTGCTGCCGGGCTGCTTACGGTTTCAATTGCAAGCCTTCACTCCACTGGGGCATTTTCAAGACCATATTCTTTTTGTGATCCTTCGAGAAATCTTTTC AGAATTGCATGCCATATTCAGGTTTTTGCATTGTCTAGATGGTTGGCTGCGACATTGCCAGTTGAGTATTATGAATTTGCAAGGGGATTAAAATGGAGCATTCCCTATTTCGGTCTTCCATGGGAAACTGGGTACACTCAGCCGGTCATAGTGGGCTCAAGTCCCCCTGCCAACTCAAATTCATACATGTCTAAAATTCATGATTCAGGAACTTTCCAGAATGTGCAATCGAAAGAAGAGAATTTGAGTAGGGCTGCTTTACTATATGGGTTGCCTCTAACTCCCATGGAATATAGATCATATTTTGAG ATCCCAAATATTGAACCTGAAGCTGAATATATATTGGATCCACATTTTTTAAACGG GTGGAGGGATTTTAGTAGAAGCATGTTCTGGTTAGCCATAATTGGTGGCAGTTTGATACTACTGCATGCTTTACTCCTTGTCATCCTAaaattgaggaagaaaaattctgAAAAGCAGAAGGGTTATGGAGCACTTACATTTCCAAGATTTGAAATATTCCTTATAATTCTTGCACTACcttgtgtttgtgaagcctctGCTGCTCTAATTAGAG GAGGAGCGGCATCGGGGATTGTAGTCGGAATTCTGCTTTTTGGTGTTGTGTCTTTTCTACTGCTGGCTTTGTTCTTGTTCCTCTCCATAGGCATTACATTTGGAAAGCTACTTCAGTACAAGGAAGTTCATCAAGAAGGCCAGAGGTTTCACTGGTATCAGGATATAATCCGAGTAACTTTGGGTCCTAATAAAAGAGGCCAGTGGACATGGAAAAACCAACCGAACGCTAATTACTTAGCCATGTTAGGCCCTCTATTCGAAGATTTAAGAGGCCCTCCAAAATACATGCTGTCACAGATTTCTGGGGGAAATTCCCATATGCGTGGCGATCGAATCATTGCCTCTGATGATGAAACAGAAGATGCAGAAGCACCTATAATCCAAAAGCTTTTCGGGATACTCCGAATATACTACACGCTGCTCGAGTCCATGAGACGAGTTTCGCTAGGGATTATGGCCGGTGCCTACCGGGAGAACGACTGGTCTTCTAAAACTCCGATAATAACCTTACTATGCATCACCTCTTTTCAGCTCTTCTTCCTTGTTCTCAAGAAGCCATTTATTAAGAAAAAGGTTCAGTTGGTTGAGATCATCGCAGTTTCCAGTGAACTAGGTTTATTTGCTACTTGTTTGGTTCTCTTGGAGAAGGGATTTTTTGACAGGAATGAGACTATAGTTGGGGTGTTCATGCTTATACTTTTCCTGGTTGGATATATACCACAAATGGCGAACGAATGGTATGCTTTGTATAGACAGACAAAGGAGCTGGACCCTGTCGAGAAATCTTTCTTAAAGGGCTTGAAAGTAGCTTCAATTGGATTTCTCCTGCTTTTCATTCCACAGAAGTTGTCTAAAAAACTGGAAAGCAGGTTCCTGGTGAATCTCCATGGGAATCAAGAAACTGGGGTGGCCGGATCTTCAGTTGAAAGTAACAGGAACGATGTGGGTAGGAGCTCGGGCACAGCAGATAAACCATGGTCGAAACAGCTAAGAGAACTGGCAAAGGCTAGCTTTAGCAAAGAAGGAAGTGGGGCTCCAAGTGATCCCTCATCCAGTCGTACAAAATGGAGTGGGATTTGGGGCACTAAAATTAGTGGGATCTGA
- the LOC133875442 gene encoding uncharacterized protein LOC133875442 isoform X1, with translation MGLLKLSWVLCWVLSLLSFRAHCDYSEVTVKFLKAPPAFSHLNSPTFVFEVFMPWNGAPCTNCTVSCKLDDGIASDCEARRVSYAGLQDGNHTFEVCTNGSRGIGCASYKWTIDTVPPTAYITASTPFTNALNVSINISFSEPCTGGGGFGCSSVNACNVLVYGAGQVIPSSFNILQPNLKYSLLVGLSSTTQYGRLVVVMDKNFCTDSAGNKFTRTVNSSFYVHIDRRSVFVNLRTHIPERLLQLNGETRLVQATNSYNKLKVYLYFSKPVLNSSAEILNCLQTSQGMLLPVSGETIGNRRFGFLVANISGTAIVTLSIDSNSLISRQGTPVSAIAPVTFLYDSLRPFVRLSTTSYTRTREHNIPILIKFMKPVFGFNSSNISITGGHFKSFLKISTSLYAVELQADHDIVFVNVPENVTEDVAGNKNFASNVLQVRHYSVPKISSVISKITTASFLVTSFAAGLLTVSIASLHSTGAFSRPYSFCDPSRNLFRIACHIQVFALSRWLAATLPVEYYEFARGLKWSIPYFGLPWETGYTQPVIVGSSPPANSNSYMSKIHDSGTFQNVQSKEENLSRAALLYGLPLTPMEYRSYFEIPNIEPEAEYILDPHFLNGWRDFSRSMFWLAIIGGSLILLHALLLVILKLRKKNSEKQKGYGALTFPRFEIFLIILALPCVCEASAALIRGGAASGIVVGILLFGVVSFLLLALFLFLSIGITFGKLLQYKEVHQEGQRFHWYQDIIRVTLGPNKRGQWTWKNQPNANYLAMLGPLFEDLRGPPKYMLSQISGGNSHMRGDRIIASDDETEDAEAPIIQKLFGILRIYYTLLESMRRVSLGIMAGAYRENDWSSKTPIITLLCITSFQLFFLVLKKPFIKKKVQLVEIIAVSSELGLFATCLVLLEKGFFDRNETIVGVFMLILFLVGYIPQMANEWYALYRQTKELDPVEKSFLKGLKVASIGFLLLFIPQKLSKKLESRFLVNLHGNQETGVAGSSVESNRNDVGRSSGTADKPWSKQLRELAKASFSKEGSGAPSDPSSSRTKWSGIWGTKISGI, from the exons ATGGGTTTGCTCAAGCTTTCGTGGGTGCTTTGCTGggttctttctcttttgagtTTCAGAGCACACTGTGATTACTCAGAGGTCACCGTGAAGTTCTTGAAGGCCCCCCCTGCATTCTCGCATCTCAACTCACCCACATTTGTCTTTGAAGTTTTCATGCCTTGGAATGGCGCCCCTTGCACAAACTGTACTGTCAGTTGTAAG CTGGATGATGGCATTGCTTCAGATTGTGAGGCTAGGAGGGTTTCTTATGCAGGCTTGCAGGATGGAAATCATACATTTGAGGTTTGCACCAATGGGTCTCGAGGAATTGGCTGTGCTAGCTATAAATGGACTATTG ATACAGTCCCACCTACAGCATATATCACAGCCTCAACACCTTTCACAAACGCTCTTAATGTTTCTATAAATATATCTTTCAGTGAACCCTGTACTGGTGGAGGAGGTTTCGGATGTTCATCTGTGAATGCCTGCAAC GTTTTGGTCTATGGTGCTGGCCAAGTTATACCTTCCTCGTTCAACATTCTGCAGCCAAACCTCAAATATTCTCTTCTTGTGGGTTTATCATCTACTACTCAGTATGGGCGTCTGGTAGTGGTAATGGATAAGAATTTTTGTACCGACAGTGCTGGCAATAAATTTACAAGAACAGTAAATTCGAGTTTTTATGTGCATATTG ATAGAAGAAGTGTGTTTGTCAACCTGAGGACTCACATTCCCGAAAGGCTACTTCAACTTAATGGTGAAACTAGACTGGTGCAGGCCACTAATAGCTATAATAAACTAAAGGTGTATTTGTACTTTTCAAAACCTGTTCTCAACTCATCTGCAGAAATTCTAAATTGTCTCCAAACAAGTCAAGGCATGCTTCTTCCCGTTAGTGGAGAAACCATTGGGAATCGCAGATTTGGCTTTCTG GTCGCAAATATATCTGGCACGGCTATAGTAACACTAAGCATTGATTCAAACTCTTTAATAAGCAGACAAGGGACTCCAGTTTCTGCAATTGCTCCAGTTACTTTCCTGTATG ATTCTCTGAGACCTTTTGTGAGGTTGAGTACCACATCTTATACGAGGACAAGAGAACACAACATTCCAATTCTGATAAAGTTCATGAAGCCTGTATTTGGCTTCAATTCTTCTAATATATCAATCACAGGAGGGCATTTTAAAAG CTTTCTTAAAATAAGTACAAGCCTATATGCTGTGGAGTTACAAGCAGACCATGATATTGTATTTGTCAATGTCCCTGAAAACGTAACTGAGGATGTTGCTGGAAACAAAAATTTTGCTTCCAATGTTCTACAAGTAAGGCACT ATTCTGTACCTAAAATATCTTCCGTGATATCTAAGATTACAACTGCTTCATTTTTGGTGACTTCTTTTGCTGCCGGGCTGCTTACGGTTTCAATTGCAAGCCTTCACTCCACTGGGGCATTTTCAAGACCATATTCTTTTTGTGATCCTTCGAGAAATCTTTTC AGAATTGCATGCCATATTCAGGTTTTTGCATTGTCTAGATGGTTGGCTGCGACATTGCCAGTTGAGTATTATGAATTTGCAAGGGGATTAAAATGGAGCATTCCCTATTTCGGTCTTCCATGGGAAACTGGGTACACTCAGCCGGTCATAGTGGGCTCAAGTCCCCCTGCCAACTCAAATTCATACATGTCTAAAATTCATGATTCAGGAACTTTCCAGAATGTGCAATCGAAAGAAGAGAATTTGAGTAGGGCTGCTTTACTATATGGGTTGCCTCTAACTCCCATGGAATATAGATCATATTTTGAG ATCCCAAATATTGAACCTGAAGCTGAATATATATTGGATCCACATTTTTTAAACGG GTGGAGGGATTTTAGTAGAAGCATGTTCTGGTTAGCCATAATTGGTGGCAGTTTGATACTACTGCATGCTTTACTCCTTGTCATCCTAaaattgaggaagaaaaattctgAAAAGCAGAAGGGTTATGGAGCACTTACATTTCCAAGATTTGAAATATTCCTTATAATTCTTGCACTACcttgtgtttgtgaagcctctGCTGCTCTAATTAGAG GAGGAGCGGCATCGGGGATTGTAGTCGGAATTCTGCTTTTTGGTGTTGTGTCTTTTCTACTGCTGGCTTTGTTCTTGTTCCTCTCCATAGGCATTACATTTGGAAAGCTACTTCAGTACAAGGAAGTTCATCAAGAAGGCCAGAGGTTTCACTGGTATCAGGATATAATCCGAGTAACTTTGGGTCCTAATAAAAGAGGCCAGTGGACATGGAAAAACCAACCGAACGCTAATTACTTAGCCATGTTAGGCCCTCTATTCGAAGATTTAAGAGGCCCTCCAAAATACATGCTGTCACAGATTTCTGGGGGAAATTCCCATATGCGTGGCGATCGAATCATTGCCTCTGATGATGAAACAGAAGATGCAGAAGCACCTATAATCCAAAAGCTTTTCGGGATACTCCGAATATACTACACGCTGCTCGAGTCCATGAGACGAGTTTCGCTAGGGATTATGGCCGGTGCCTACCGGGAGAACGACTGGTCTTCTAAAACTCCGATAATAACCTTACTATGCATCACCTCTTTTCAGCTCTTCTTCCTTGTTCTCAAGAAGCCATTTATTAAGAAAAAGGTTCAGTTGGTTGAGATCATCGCAGTTTCCAGTGAACTAGGTTTATTTGCTACTTGTTTGGTTCTCTTGGAGAAGGGATTTTTTGACAGGAATGAGACTATAGTTGGGGTGTTCATGCTTATACTTTTCCTGGTTGGATATATACCACAAATGGCGAACGAATGGTATGCTTTGTATAGACAGACAAAGGAGCTGGACCCTGTCGAGAAATCTTTCTTAAAGGGCTTGAAAGTAGCTTCAATTGGATTTCTCCTGCTTTTCATTCCACAGAAGTTGTCTAAAAAACTGGAAAGCAGGTTCCTGGTGAATCTCCATGGGAATCAAGAAACTGGGGTGGCCGGATCTTCAGTTGAAAGTAACAGGAACGATGTGGGTAGGAGCTCGGGCACAGCAGATAAACCATGGTCGAAACAGCTAAGAGAACTGGCAAAGGCTAGCTTTAGCAAAGAAGGAAGTGGGGCTCCAAGTGATCCCTCATCCAGTCGTACAAAATGGAGTGGGATTTGGGGCACTAAAATTAGTGGGATCTGA
- the LOC133875442 gene encoding uncharacterized protein LOC133875442 isoform X3, translating to MDKNFCTDSAGNKFTRTVNSSFYVHIDRRSVFVNLRTHIPERLLQLNGETRLVQATNSYNKLKVYLYFSKPVLNSSAEILNCLQTSQGMLLPVSGETIGNRRFGFLVANISGTAIVTLSIDSNSLISRQGTPVSAIAPVTFLYDSLRPFVRLSTTSYTRTREHNIPILIKFMKPVFGFNSSNISITGGHFKSFLKISTSLYAVELQADHDIVFVNVPENVTEDVAGNKNFASNVLQVRHYSVPKISSVISKITTASFLVTSFAAGLLTVSIASLHSTGAFSRPYSFCDPSRNLFRIACHIQVFALSRWLAATLPVEYYEFARGLKWSIPYFGLPWETGYTQPVIVGSSPPANSNSYMSKIHDSGTFQNVQSKEENLSRAALLYGLPLTPMEYRSYFEIPNIEPEAEYILDPHFLNGWRDFSRSMFWLAIIGGSLILLHALLLVILKLRKKNSEKQKGYGALTFPRFEIFLIILALPCVCEASAALIRGGAASGIVVGILLFGVVSFLLLALFLFLSIGITFGKLLQYKEVHQEGQRFHWYQDIIRVTLGPNKRGQWTWKNQPNANYLAMLGPLFEDLRGPPKYMLSQISGGNSHMRGDRIIASDDETEDAEAPIIQKLFGILRIYYTLLESMRRVSLGIMAGAYRENDWSSKTPIITLLCITSFQLFFLVLKKPFIKKKVQLVEIIAVSSELGLFATCLVLLEKGFFDRNETIVGVFMLILFLVGYIPQMANEWYALYRQTKELDPVEKSFLKGLKVASIGFLLLFIPQKLSKKLESRFLVNLHGNQETGVAGSSVESNRNDVGRSSGTADKPWSKQLRELAKASFSKEGSGAPSDPSSSRTKWSGIWGTKISGI from the exons ATGGATAAGAATTTTTGTACCGACAGTGCTGGCAATAAATTTACAAGAACAGTAAATTCGAGTTTTTATGTGCATATTG ATAGAAGAAGTGTGTTTGTCAACCTGAGGACTCACATTCCCGAAAGGCTACTTCAACTTAATGGTGAAACTAGACTGGTGCAGGCCACTAATAGCTATAATAAACTAAAGGTGTATTTGTACTTTTCAAAACCTGTTCTCAACTCATCTGCAGAAATTCTAAATTGTCTCCAAACAAGTCAAGGCATGCTTCTTCCCGTTAGTGGAGAAACCATTGGGAATCGCAGATTTGGCTTTCTG GTCGCAAATATATCTGGCACGGCTATAGTAACACTAAGCATTGATTCAAACTCTTTAATAAGCAGACAAGGGACTCCAGTTTCTGCAATTGCTCCAGTTACTTTCCTGTATG ATTCTCTGAGACCTTTTGTGAGGTTGAGTACCACATCTTATACGAGGACAAGAGAACACAACATTCCAATTCTGATAAAGTTCATGAAGCCTGTATTTGGCTTCAATTCTTCTAATATATCAATCACAGGAGGGCATTTTAAAAG CTTTCTTAAAATAAGTACAAGCCTATATGCTGTGGAGTTACAAGCAGACCATGATATTGTATTTGTCAATGTCCCTGAAAACGTAACTGAGGATGTTGCTGGAAACAAAAATTTTGCTTCCAATGTTCTACAAGTAAGGCACT ATTCTGTACCTAAAATATCTTCCGTGATATCTAAGATTACAACTGCTTCATTTTTGGTGACTTCTTTTGCTGCCGGGCTGCTTACGGTTTCAATTGCAAGCCTTCACTCCACTGGGGCATTTTCAAGACCATATTCTTTTTGTGATCCTTCGAGAAATCTTTTC AGAATTGCATGCCATATTCAGGTTTTTGCATTGTCTAGATGGTTGGCTGCGACATTGCCAGTTGAGTATTATGAATTTGCAAGGGGATTAAAATGGAGCATTCCCTATTTCGGTCTTCCATGGGAAACTGGGTACACTCAGCCGGTCATAGTGGGCTCAAGTCCCCCTGCCAACTCAAATTCATACATGTCTAAAATTCATGATTCAGGAACTTTCCAGAATGTGCAATCGAAAGAAGAGAATTTGAGTAGGGCTGCTTTACTATATGGGTTGCCTCTAACTCCCATGGAATATAGATCATATTTTGAG ATCCCAAATATTGAACCTGAAGCTGAATATATATTGGATCCACATTTTTTAAACGG GTGGAGGGATTTTAGTAGAAGCATGTTCTGGTTAGCCATAATTGGTGGCAGTTTGATACTACTGCATGCTTTACTCCTTGTCATCCTAaaattgaggaagaaaaattctgAAAAGCAGAAGGGTTATGGAGCACTTACATTTCCAAGATTTGAAATATTCCTTATAATTCTTGCACTACcttgtgtttgtgaagcctctGCTGCTCTAATTAGAG GAGGAGCGGCATCGGGGATTGTAGTCGGAATTCTGCTTTTTGGTGTTGTGTCTTTTCTACTGCTGGCTTTGTTCTTGTTCCTCTCCATAGGCATTACATTTGGAAAGCTACTTCAGTACAAGGAAGTTCATCAAGAAGGCCAGAGGTTTCACTGGTATCAGGATATAATCCGAGTAACTTTGGGTCCTAATAAAAGAGGCCAGTGGACATGGAAAAACCAACCGAACGCTAATTACTTAGCCATGTTAGGCCCTCTATTCGAAGATTTAAGAGGCCCTCCAAAATACATGCTGTCACAGATTTCTGGGGGAAATTCCCATATGCGTGGCGATCGAATCATTGCCTCTGATGATGAAACAGAAGATGCAGAAGCACCTATAATCCAAAAGCTTTTCGGGATACTCCGAATATACTACACGCTGCTCGAGTCCATGAGACGAGTTTCGCTAGGGATTATGGCCGGTGCCTACCGGGAGAACGACTGGTCTTCTAAAACTCCGATAATAACCTTACTATGCATCACCTCTTTTCAGCTCTTCTTCCTTGTTCTCAAGAAGCCATTTATTAAGAAAAAGGTTCAGTTGGTTGAGATCATCGCAGTTTCCAGTGAACTAGGTTTATTTGCTACTTGTTTGGTTCTCTTGGAGAAGGGATTTTTTGACAGGAATGAGACTATAGTTGGGGTGTTCATGCTTATACTTTTCCTGGTTGGATATATACCACAAATGGCGAACGAATGGTATGCTTTGTATAGACAGACAAAGGAGCTGGACCCTGTCGAGAAATCTTTCTTAAAGGGCTTGAAAGTAGCTTCAATTGGATTTCTCCTGCTTTTCATTCCACAGAAGTTGTCTAAAAAACTGGAAAGCAGGTTCCTGGTGAATCTCCATGGGAATCAAGAAACTGGGGTGGCCGGATCTTCAGTTGAAAGTAACAGGAACGATGTGGGTAGGAGCTCGGGCACAGCAGATAAACCATGGTCGAAACAGCTAAGAGAACTGGCAAAGGCTAGCTTTAGCAAAGAAGGAAGTGGGGCTCCAAGTGATCCCTCATCCAGTCGTACAAAATGGAGTGGGATTTGGGGCACTAAAATTAGTGGGATCTGA
- the LOC133875554 gene encoding uncharacterized protein LOC133875554 produces MDVAHCSLDGNADCVEFCPHDTYRHVLAASTYMLQEGDQPSRSGSISLFNVDANMGCLDLFHRVDTAGIFDMKWSPVGGNVGCLLAQADADGCLRFHSLESCLDGAEGVLLKEISGDKISSSMCLCLDWNPSATSITVGLSDGSVSMVSLLESQMEVQQEWKAHDFELWASSFDIHQPQLVYTGSDDCKFSCWDLRDTPSKLAFQNTKVHKMGVCCIVKNPSDPNTLFTGCYDEYLRVWDVRSISKPVNETSICLGGGVWRIKPHPIVPGLVLAACMHNGFAVVKMEGDKAEVLETYSKHGSLAYGADWQRGESFQDGKNKSTLVATCSFYDRLLRLWMPQSDIAK; encoded by the exons ATGGATGTGGCACATTGCTCTCTAGATGGCAATGCTGATTGTGTGGAGTTTTGTCCACATGATACTTACCGTCATGTTCTGGCAGCTTCGACGTACATGCTGCAAGAGGGTGATCAGCCAAGTCGATCTGGGAGCATATCGCTCTTCAATGTAGATGCTAACATGGGTTGCCTTGATTTGTTTCATCGGGTGGATACAGCGGGCATATTTGATATGAAGTGGAGCCCAGTTGGGGGTAATGTGGGTTGTTTGCTTGCTCAAGCGGATGCTGATGGTTGTTTGAGATTTCACAGTCTTGAGAGCTGTTTAGATGGAGCAGAAG GGGTTTTATTGAAAGAGATAAGTGGAGATAAAATCAGTTCTTCCATGTGCCTTTGCCTTGACTGGAACCCCTCAGCCACATCAATCACAGTGGGGCTTTCTGATGGATCTGTCTCAATGGTTTCCTTATTGGAGTCCCAAATGGAAGTACAACAAGAATGGAAAGCACATGATTTTGAGCTTTGGGCATCTTCCTTCGATATCCACCAACCTCAACTGGTATACACTGGTTCAGATGACTGCAAATTCAGTTGTTGGGATTTGCGGGATACTCCTTCTAAGTTAGCATTTCAGAATACCAAGGTTCATAAGATGGGTGTTTGTTGCATAGTGAAGAACCCCAGTGACCCTAATACCCTATTTACTGGTTGCTATGATGAGTATTTGAGGGTATGGGATGTAAGATCAATCTCAAAACCTGTAAATGAAACTTCAATTTGTTTGGGGGGAGGTGTCTGGAGAATCAAGCCCCACCCCATTGTACCGGGCCTTGTCTTGGCAGCTTGCATGCACAATGGGTTTGCAGTTGTTAAGATGGAAGGGGATAAGGCTGAAGTGCTTGAAACTTATAGCAAGCATGGCTCACTTGCATACGGGGCAGATTGGCAGAGAGGGGAATCTTTCCAGGATGGCAAAAATAAGAGTACTCTGGTGGCTACTTGCTCATTTTATGACCGTCTTCTTCGGCTATGGATGCCACAAAGTGATATTGCAAAATGA